One part of the Aspergillus luchuensis IFO 4308 DNA, chromosome 5, nearly complete sequence genome encodes these proteins:
- a CDS encoding uncharacterized protein (COG:S;~EggNog:ENOG410PQ5R) — protein MRLRLWRNFNICCLAIWQKQKDLTRASMKANIPLPDPCLDIPQIETFGEELIAICGRIERHGLVDYGVGVWEEEILSILHQCWSLSQTLSTQLRMLDQLADRDGQMSQSICAGQRQ, from the exons ATGCGACTCAGGCTCTGGAGGAACTTCAACATCTGCTGTCTTGCAATctggcagaagcagaaggatttGACTCGGGCTTCGATGAAGGCGAACATTCCTCTTCCCGACCCATGTCTGGACATTCCACAAATAGAAACATTTGGTGAGGAGCTGATTGCTATCTGTGGCAGGATAGAAAGGCATGGACTAGTGGACTATGGGGTCGGggtctgggaagaagagattctcTCCA TCCTTCATCAGTGTTGGTCATTAAGTCAGACGCTTTCGACACAGTTGCGGATGCTCGACCAGTTAGCCGATCGAGATGGCCAGATGAGTCAGTCAATTTGTGCTGGCCAACGACAATAG